The Thermobispora bispora DSM 43833 genome window below encodes:
- a CDS encoding TetR/AcrR family transcriptional regulator gives MTEGPNRRRRGKALEDALLSAAWEELSEAGYGALTMERVAVRAGTSRAVLYRRWPGKADLAIAAIRHHVETNPLPVPDTGNLRDDLIALLRSMTRRRGELAAMIGAQLGGLFAEAGTTPAELRELIMRGNRSSSRRVYERAAERGELDPERIPEHVLAMPFDLVRHDMLMTFEPVPDERITAIVDELFLPLVAHYGAASRPKSGRGARSGGRV, from the coding sequence GTGACGGAGGGACCGAATCGGCGCCGACGCGGCAAGGCGCTTGAGGACGCGCTGCTCAGTGCCGCATGGGAGGAGCTGTCCGAGGCCGGGTACGGCGCGCTGACCATGGAGCGCGTGGCCGTGCGCGCGGGCACCAGCCGCGCGGTGCTCTACCGCCGCTGGCCGGGGAAGGCCGATCTCGCCATCGCGGCCATCCGGCACCACGTCGAGACCAACCCGCTCCCCGTCCCGGACACCGGCAACCTGCGTGATGACCTCATCGCGCTGCTGCGGTCGATGACCCGCCGGCGGGGCGAGCTGGCCGCCATGATCGGTGCGCAGCTCGGCGGCCTGTTCGCCGAGGCCGGGACGACCCCCGCCGAGCTCCGCGAGCTCATCATGAGGGGCAACCGGTCCTCGTCCCGGCGCGTGTACGAGCGGGCGGCCGAACGCGGCGAGCTCGACCCGGAGCGCATCCCGGAGCACGTGCTCGCCATGCCGTTCGACCTGGTGCGGCACGACATGCTCATGACCTTCGAACCCGTCCCGGATGAGCGGATCACCGCGATCGTGGACGAACTGTTCCTGCCGCTCGTCGCCCACTACGGTGCGGCGAGCCGGCCGAAGAGCGGCCGGGGAGCGCGCTCGGGAGGACGGGTGTGA
- a CDS encoding MDR family MFS transporter: MAGSERLDPKVLKTAGVLIFGILAVVFDTTIVGVALHSLAADLHTTVATVQWVTTAYLLALGMTVPLSTWATARFGGKRVWLFSLVVFLAGSVAASAAWNAPALIAGRVVQGIGGGLMLPVMTTLIVHAAGGRLLGRVTSIISLPALLGPILGPLAGGLILTHLSWRWMFWINIPFCVAGFVLAALFLERDEPSSRPRQDVAGLALLAPGIAALLLGLSEASDGGVGHARVLVPLICGVVLLVAFGLYAARRTDPLVDLRLFTHRPTSSGSAVLFFSGFALYGALFLLPLFYQQVRATSALDAGIALIPQGIGTLLSRSLAGRLTDRIGARIVTVTGFLIVAAATLPFAYADAHASPWVLAGVLLLRGIGLGAVTVPVMAVAYLGLGREQVAHASALVRIAQQIGGSFGTAVTAVILQYAVTGSGDLMTAYHRTFWWSTAFAALAALLSLTLPGRDAAAADSGQAAPRGPSEDARAGSDTGEPMRDRV; the protein is encoded by the coding sequence ATGGCGGGCAGCGAACGACTCGATCCAAAGGTGCTCAAGACCGCGGGAGTCCTGATCTTCGGGATCCTCGCCGTCGTCTTCGACACCACCATCGTCGGCGTGGCACTGCACTCCCTGGCGGCCGACCTGCACACCACGGTCGCCACCGTGCAGTGGGTCACCACCGCCTACCTGCTCGCGCTCGGGATGACCGTGCCGCTGAGCACGTGGGCGACGGCCCGGTTCGGCGGCAAGCGCGTGTGGTTGTTCTCCCTGGTGGTCTTCCTGGCCGGATCGGTGGCCGCCAGCGCCGCCTGGAACGCGCCCGCGCTCATCGCCGGAAGGGTCGTCCAGGGCATCGGCGGCGGGCTGATGCTGCCGGTGATGACGACACTGATCGTCCACGCCGCGGGAGGCCGGCTGCTCGGCCGGGTGACGTCGATCATCTCGCTGCCCGCACTGCTCGGGCCGATCCTCGGCCCGCTCGCCGGCGGCCTGATCCTCACCCACCTGAGCTGGCGGTGGATGTTCTGGATCAACATTCCGTTCTGCGTCGCCGGGTTCGTGCTGGCCGCGCTGTTCCTCGAGCGGGACGAGCCGTCCTCGCGGCCGCGCCAGGACGTCGCCGGGCTCGCCCTGCTGGCGCCCGGTATCGCCGCGCTCCTCCTCGGCCTGTCCGAGGCCTCGGACGGAGGGGTCGGACACGCCCGGGTGCTCGTCCCGTTGATCTGCGGTGTGGTCCTCCTCGTCGCGTTCGGCCTGTACGCGGCCCGCCGTACCGACCCGCTGGTGGACCTCCGGCTCTTCACCCACCGCCCGACCTCGTCCGGTTCGGCGGTGCTCTTCTTCTCCGGCTTCGCCCTCTACGGGGCCCTCTTCCTGCTGCCGCTGTTCTACCAGCAGGTCCGCGCCACGTCGGCCCTCGACGCCGGAATCGCGCTCATCCCGCAGGGGATCGGGACCCTGCTGAGCCGCTCGCTCGCCGGACGGCTCACCGACCGGATCGGGGCCCGGATCGTCACCGTCACCGGGTTCCTCATCGTCGCCGCGGCCACGCTTCCCTTCGCGTACGCCGACGCCCACGCGAGCCCGTGGGTTCTCGCCGGCGTGCTCCTGCTACGGGGGATCGGTCTCGGCGCCGTCACCGTGCCGGTCATGGCCGTCGCCTATCTCGGCCTCGGCCGGGAGCAGGTCGCGCACGCCAGCGCGCTCGTCCGCATCGCCCAGCAGATCGGCGGCTCGTTCGGCACCGCCGTCACCGCCGTGATCCTGCAGTACGCCGTCACCGGATCCGGCGATCTCATGACGGCCTACCACCGAACCTTCTGGTGGTCCACCGCCTTCGCCGCGCTCGCCGCGCTGCTCTCCCTCACGCTTCCCGGACGGGACGCGGCCGCAGCGGACTCCGGTCAGGCCGCGCCCCGCGGCCCGTCCGAGGATGCCCGCGCGGGTTCGGACACCGGCGAGCCGATGCGGGACCGCGTCTGA
- a CDS encoding cupin domain-containing protein — protein sequence MTGWVGDIEKTTVANTTFRTALFTGERLQLTVMSLRPGEEIGLEVHEHTDQFIRVEKGKARLTFGKSRETVDETHELDEDWAAVIPAGTWHNVVNIGDGELKLYSLYAPPEHPDGTVHVTKADAEAAAS from the coding sequence GTGACCGGTTGGGTCGGCGACATCGAGAAGACCACCGTGGCGAACACGACGTTCCGGACGGCGCTGTTCACCGGCGAGCGGCTCCAGCTCACCGTGATGAGCCTGCGGCCCGGCGAGGAGATCGGGCTCGAGGTGCACGAGCACACCGATCAGTTCATCCGCGTGGAGAAGGGGAAGGCGCGGCTCACGTTCGGCAAGTCCCGGGAGACCGTGGACGAGACCCACGAGCTGGACGAGGACTGGGCCGCGGTCATCCCGGCCGGCACCTGGCACAACGTCGTCAACATCGGCGACGGCGAGCTCAAGCTCTACTCGCTGTACGCTCCGCCGGAGCACCCGGACGGCACCGTGCACGTCACCAAGGCGGACGCCGAGGCCGCCGCATCCTGA